Proteins encoded in a region of the Streptomyces sp. NBC_00310 genome:
- a CDS encoding glutathionylspermidine synthase family protein, with the protein MERRTIEPRPGWQKTVEDQGLIYPLTRHPDGSLRPYWDESAYYVFSLPEVEALEEVVEELHGMCLAAAEHIVSEDRFADLGITDPRLVGLVAEAWHRRAELPSVYGRFDLRYDGTGPAKMLEYNADTPTSLVEAASPQWFWMEERFPGADQWNSLHERLVDAWKKQSHLLPPGSPLYFAHSAGDELGEDLMTVAYLKETAEQAGLDTDWISMEDIGWDRLSDRFVDKKLRFIRSIFKLYPWEWLTTDRFASHVLATLDNGGGTGSTMWIEPAWKMLLSNKALLAILWELYPGHPNLLPAYLDGPRELATTAGYVAKPLLGREGAGVTLHEPGGTPALREDPCCYQQLAPLPTFDGNHVVLGAWVVENESAGLGIRESSGPVTDEYARFLPHVIL; encoded by the coding sequence ATGGAACGCCGCACCATCGAACCCCGGCCGGGCTGGCAGAAGACCGTCGAGGACCAGGGGCTCATCTACCCGCTGACCCGCCACCCGGACGGTTCCCTGCGCCCGTACTGGGACGAGAGCGCGTACTACGTCTTCTCGCTCCCCGAGGTCGAGGCGCTGGAGGAGGTCGTCGAGGAGCTGCACGGCATGTGCCTGGCGGCGGCCGAGCACATCGTGTCCGAGGACCGCTTCGCCGACCTCGGCATCACCGACCCGCGTCTCGTCGGCCTCGTCGCCGAGGCGTGGCACCGGCGGGCCGAACTGCCGTCCGTCTACGGCCGCTTCGACCTCCGTTACGACGGGACCGGCCCCGCCAAAATGCTGGAGTACAACGCCGACACGCCGACCTCGCTCGTCGAGGCGGCCAGCCCCCAGTGGTTCTGGATGGAGGAACGCTTCCCGGGCGCCGACCAGTGGAACTCCCTCCACGAACGCCTCGTCGACGCCTGGAAGAAGCAGTCCCACCTGCTCCCGCCGGGCAGCCCCCTCTACTTCGCGCACTCCGCCGGCGACGAGCTCGGCGAGGACCTGATGACGGTCGCCTATCTGAAGGAGACCGCCGAGCAGGCCGGCCTCGACACCGACTGGATCTCCATGGAGGACATCGGCTGGGACCGCCTCTCCGACCGCTTCGTCGACAAGAAGCTCCGCTTCATCCGCAGCATCTTCAAGCTCTACCCGTGGGAGTGGCTCACCACCGACCGCTTCGCCTCCCATGTCCTCGCCACCCTCGACAACGGCGGCGGCACCGGGAGCACGATGTGGATCGAGCCCGCCTGGAAGATGCTCCTCAGCAACAAGGCCCTCCTCGCGATCCTCTGGGAGCTGTACCCCGGTCACCCCAACCTCCTCCCCGCCTATCTCGACGGGCCCCGCGAACTGGCCACCACCGCCGGCTACGTCGCCAAACCCCTCCTCGGCCGCGAGGGCGCAGGCGTCACCCTCCACGAACCGGGCGGCACCCCCGCCCTCCGCGAAGACCCCTGCTGCTACCAGCAGTTGGCCCCCCTGCCGACCTTCGACGGCAATCACGTCGTCCTCGGCGCCTGGGTCGTCGAGAACGAATCGGCGGGCCTCGGCATCCGCGAGTCCTCGGGCCCGGTCACGGACGAGTACGCCCGCTTCCTC